The following are from one region of the Arthrobacter sp. TMP15 genome:
- a CDS encoding carbohydrate ABC transporter permease, translating into MTTVTWLLAFVFFAPVIWLVMTAFKPESAAASNPPVFFFVPTFEQFEAVLSNGAGAYFLNSLIATGVSTILVVLLAVPAAYAVSIRPVKKTSDVLFFFISTKMLPVVAVIMPIYVIAGQLKVLDNIGTLVILYTAMNLPIAVWMMRSFFQEVPAEVLEAASMDGAGLIKTLRTILIPMVTPGLAATALICVIFAWNEFFFALNLTAANASTVPVFLVSQMTSEGLFLAKLSAASVLASLPVVIAGWVAQKQLVRGLSMGAVK; encoded by the coding sequence ATCACTACAGTTACATGGCTGCTTGCGTTTGTTTTCTTCGCACCGGTGATCTGGCTTGTTATGACGGCTTTCAAGCCCGAATCGGCTGCCGCGTCAAACCCGCCAGTTTTCTTTTTTGTCCCCACCTTCGAGCAATTCGAGGCGGTGCTGAGCAACGGGGCGGGAGCGTACTTCCTGAATTCGTTGATCGCCACAGGTGTCTCCACAATTCTTGTTGTGTTGTTGGCCGTCCCGGCCGCCTACGCGGTGAGCATCCGTCCAGTAAAGAAGACCTCAGACGTATTGTTCTTCTTCATCTCAACCAAAATGCTTCCGGTCGTGGCAGTGATCATGCCCATCTATGTGATCGCCGGACAGCTGAAGGTCTTGGACAACATCGGCACGCTGGTGATTTTGTACACGGCTATGAACCTGCCCATCGCCGTGTGGATGATGCGATCCTTCTTCCAGGAAGTACCAGCCGAAGTCCTCGAAGCCGCTTCAATGGACGGTGCCGGGCTCATCAAGACACTGCGCACCATCTTGATCCCCATGGTCACACCAGGGCTTGCTGCCACCGCCCTAATTTGCGTTATTTTTGCGTGGAATGAATTCTTCTTCGCGCTGAACCTCACAGCGGCCAACGCCTCCACAGTGCCTGTTTTCCTTGTCTCCCAAATGACAAGTGAAGGTTTATTCTTGGCTAAACTCTCAGCCGCTTCGGTTCTGGCGTCATTGCCGGTGGTCATTGCAGGCTGGGTGGCACAAAAGCAGCTTGTCCGCGGGCTCTCCATGGGTGCAGTGAAATAA
- a CDS encoding NAD(P)-dependent alcohol dehydrogenase, translating into MKSQQILVDHVPETMRACVLVRRGELRTEQRPVPVPGPGEVLVRITSVGVCGSDTHYYTDGRIGAFVVQEPLVLGHEPAGVIVGLGQGVRDLAAGQRVSLEPGIPDPLSKQSLSGCYNLDPGVRFFATPPIDGVFCEYVVHPSAFCHPVPDSLSDDAAALLEPLSVALAARVAGQIQIGDSVLVAGAGPIGLLISKVAQLAGARVTLTDVRAERLSVGETYGVLHTFTAGEQPPVEPEFDVFIDASGAEQAILGGLARLTPRGRCVLVGMGADTIALPVPLVQGRELRITGTFRYANTWPTAIALAASGQIDLDGLVTSCHSLDDVEAALTAGANPGALKAMVHP; encoded by the coding sequence ATGAAAAGTCAACAGATATTAGTGGACCATGTGCCTGAAACCATGAGAGCTTGCGTACTAGTTCGCCGTGGGGAATTGCGCACCGAACAGCGCCCGGTTCCAGTTCCCGGCCCGGGTGAGGTGCTAGTGCGGATCACTTCCGTTGGCGTCTGCGGCTCGGACACTCACTACTACACGGATGGGCGGATCGGAGCGTTCGTTGTCCAGGAGCCGCTTGTTCTTGGCCACGAACCCGCTGGGGTCATTGTGGGGCTCGGTCAAGGCGTGCGCGATCTCGCTGCGGGTCAGCGTGTCTCGCTGGAGCCGGGCATTCCGGACCCTTTATCAAAGCAGTCACTTTCAGGCTGCTACAACCTGGACCCGGGGGTCCGGTTCTTTGCTACACCTCCCATTGACGGGGTGTTCTGCGAATATGTGGTACACCCGAGCGCGTTCTGCCACCCGGTACCGGATTCTCTTTCAGATGATGCAGCGGCCCTCCTTGAGCCTCTGAGTGTGGCTTTGGCAGCACGAGTCGCCGGGCAGATTCAGATTGGTGATTCGGTATTGGTGGCTGGAGCCGGCCCCATTGGCTTGCTCATTTCAAAGGTTGCCCAGTTGGCAGGGGCACGTGTCACCCTGACGGACGTGCGGGCCGAACGGCTCAGTGTAGGAGAAACATACGGGGTTCTGCATACTTTTACTGCGGGCGAGCAACCGCCCGTAGAGCCAGAGTTTGACGTTTTCATCGATGCCAGCGGTGCCGAACAGGCCATTTTGGGGGGATTGGCCCGCTTAACTCCTCGCGGACGTTGCGTATTGGTTGGTATGGGGGCGGACACTATTGCACTTCCTGTGCCGTTAGTCCAGGGCAGGGAGCTGCGCATTACGGGCACATTCCGTTATGCGAATACGTGGCCAACGGCCATTGCACTGGCAGCCTCCGGCCAGATTGATCTTGACGGGCTTGTCACCTCTTGCCATAGCCTCGATGACGTCGAGGCGGCACTCACAGCAGGCGCCAACCCCGGCGCATTGAAGGCTATGGTCCACCCCTGA
- a CDS encoding MoaD/ThiS family protein: MTGEVKVLVPTLLHPFVGGVDELRLEVGESATVEEVLDAIKVEFPVFDRRLRDETGALRRYVNIYLGHDEVRRLDGLKTRVAAGSELMVVQSVAGG; encoded by the coding sequence ATGACAGGGGAAGTGAAGGTGCTGGTACCAACTCTGCTGCATCCGTTTGTGGGTGGGGTTGATGAGTTGCGCCTTGAGGTTGGGGAGTCTGCAACGGTGGAGGAAGTGCTGGATGCGATCAAAGTGGAGTTCCCCGTATTTGACCGCAGGCTCCGAGATGAAACCGGGGCGTTGCGCAGATACGTGAATATTTACCTTGGCCACGACGAGGTGCGGCGCTTGGATGGCTTGAAAACACGCGTGGCAGCGGGCAGCGAACTCATGGTGGTCCAGTCTGTTGCCGGTGGCTGA
- the xylB gene encoding xylulokinase has protein sequence MSAAAQSAANADALPVGDLVVGVDSSTQSCKVVAVDLATGSQVATGAAAHPDGTFIDPHLWTSALEVAWEEAGIAALGQRVAGVSVAAQQHGMVGVDEDNEPVHDALLWNDVRSAEEAEAMVSALGANEWMEAVNLLPVASFTLTKLAWLTKNSPEAAARLKTVGLPHDWLNLQLSGAWSTDRSDATGTAYFDALSNEYHPELLKRFFGRVPLLPTVLAPNATAGMLLPRWGAGAAVVGAGMGDNAGAALGLELEPGEIVVSIGTSGTVFTVSEDPVRDISGQLAGFADATGRHLPLQATINAARVMVAGAAMLDVDLAEFDRLALAAAPDAGGMTLLPYLDGERTPNLPDATGSMVGLTRANMTPENMARASVLAVLNSLADALDSLASFNVPVKRVLLIGGGAKSRALREAAATVFGVPVDVPEPREYVALGAARQAAWAATGVLPVWGRRIEESFMPHGEWGAVVRERYVAARKAVYGR, from the coding sequence ATGAGCGCCGCCGCTCAATCAGCTGCCAACGCAGACGCCCTCCCCGTGGGGGACCTGGTGGTGGGGGTTGATTCCTCTACGCAGTCCTGCAAAGTCGTGGCAGTTGATCTGGCCACGGGGTCCCAAGTGGCCACCGGCGCCGCGGCACATCCAGATGGGACGTTCATTGACCCACACCTGTGGACATCGGCACTAGAGGTCGCCTGGGAAGAGGCAGGCATTGCAGCTCTGGGACAGCGGGTTGCCGGAGTCTCAGTTGCCGCCCAGCAGCACGGAATGGTGGGTGTTGACGAGGACAACGAACCAGTCCACGATGCCTTGCTGTGGAACGATGTGCGCAGTGCAGAGGAAGCCGAGGCTATGGTTTCTGCGCTGGGCGCCAATGAGTGGATGGAGGCGGTCAATTTACTCCCCGTAGCTTCCTTTACCTTGACCAAACTGGCGTGGTTGACAAAAAACTCTCCAGAGGCCGCTGCGCGTCTAAAAACCGTCGGCTTACCGCACGATTGGTTGAACCTCCAACTGTCAGGGGCATGGAGCACGGATCGAAGTGATGCCACGGGCACAGCTTATTTTGATGCGTTGAGCAATGAATATCACCCGGAGCTGCTGAAGAGGTTCTTTGGCCGGGTTCCGCTGCTCCCTACTGTGCTTGCGCCTAACGCAACCGCTGGAATGCTGCTGCCGCGCTGGGGGGCAGGTGCCGCCGTCGTAGGTGCCGGTATGGGGGACAATGCTGGTGCGGCCCTGGGTCTGGAACTGGAGCCGGGGGAGATCGTTGTTTCGATCGGAACCTCCGGAACCGTATTTACCGTCTCAGAGGACCCAGTGCGCGATATATCCGGCCAACTTGCAGGATTTGCGGACGCTACGGGACGGCACCTGCCGCTCCAGGCGACCATCAATGCGGCCCGTGTCATGGTGGCAGGTGCTGCCATGCTCGACGTGGACTTGGCCGAGTTTGACCGGCTCGCGCTCGCGGCCGCACCCGATGCGGGAGGGATGACGCTGCTGCCCTATCTCGATGGCGAACGGACGCCCAATCTGCCCGATGCCACAGGATCCATGGTTGGCCTGACCCGCGCCAATATGACCCCCGAAAATATGGCCAGGGCTTCCGTGCTGGCCGTGTTGAACTCATTGGCGGATGCGCTGGACTCGCTGGCCTCCTTCAATGTTCCTGTGAAGCGCGTCCTCCTTATTGGTGGTGGGGCCAAGTCCCGGGCGCTGCGTGAGGCGGCAGCAACTGTATTCGGTGTGCCCGTGGATGTTCCCGAGCCGCGAGAATACGTGGCTCTGGGTGCGGCTAGGCAGGCGGCGTGGGCGGCAACCGGGGTATTGCCAGTGTGGGGCCGGCGGATCGAGGAGTCCTTTATGCCCCACGGCGAATGGGGCGCCGTGGTGCGTGAGCGATACGTTGCCGCGCGGAAGGCTGTGTACGGGCGGTAG
- a CDS encoding sugar-binding domain-containing protein yields MPDISHEELLARIGRAYYLESQSKVEIADEHGISRFQVARFLDEARAAGIVHIEIRMPGAPVTIDTEALAATLGLRRVVVVKTVDDEFQQRDLQAHAVAEELMREARTGMSVGISWSRTLDLAARHVLELPRCNIVQLAGALPVPGGGNPLDLIQRLGRVGGGKTWPMWAPLVVDSAATASGLRRQPEIADAMRKADSLDLAVVAIGAWAPNLSTVWDRVDNAVRQDGIDQGAVAECSGRLIAADGTAVAAELDARVLSVTLEQLQRTPKVIAVAQGAVRAEAVRACLGAGIIHTLVVDESLAHALQAAGDNDVVSA; encoded by the coding sequence GTGCCCGACATTTCTCATGAAGAGCTGCTCGCCCGTATTGGGCGGGCCTACTACCTTGAAAGTCAATCCAAGGTTGAAATCGCCGATGAGCACGGAATCTCGCGGTTTCAGGTGGCACGTTTCCTTGATGAGGCGCGTGCGGCTGGGATTGTTCACATCGAAATCCGAATGCCCGGAGCGCCTGTAACAATTGACACGGAGGCGCTCGCAGCAACTCTCGGTCTTCGGCGGGTAGTGGTGGTTAAGACAGTTGATGACGAATTTCAACAGCGTGACCTGCAGGCCCATGCAGTGGCTGAGGAGTTGATGCGAGAGGCACGGACCGGAATGAGCGTGGGTATCTCGTGGTCGCGGACCCTGGACCTGGCGGCAAGACACGTGCTGGAGCTACCCCGCTGCAACATTGTCCAACTTGCAGGGGCGCTACCCGTTCCTGGTGGGGGCAATCCCTTGGACCTCATTCAGCGTTTGGGGCGAGTTGGTGGGGGGAAGACCTGGCCCATGTGGGCTCCGCTGGTGGTTGATAGCGCAGCTACAGCATCAGGTCTGCGCCGCCAACCGGAAATTGCCGATGCCATGCGGAAGGCAGATTCATTGGACCTTGCGGTTGTGGCCATCGGTGCCTGGGCGCCAAACCTTTCGACCGTCTGGGACCGTGTGGACAATGCCGTGCGCCAAGACGGGATCGATCAGGGTGCGGTCGCAGAATGTTCCGGCCGGCTCATAGCTGCAGACGGAACGGCCGTGGCGGCTGAACTCGATGCCCGGGTTCTCTCTGTCACATTAGAGCAGCTTCAGCGTACGCCCAAGGTTATTGCCGTTGCTCAGGGAGCTGTGCGTGCCGAGGCTGTGCGTGCTTGTCTGGGGGCTGGGATCATCCACACCCTTGTAGTGGATGAATCACTGGCTCATGCCCTGCAGGCTGCCGGCGATAATGATGTGGTGTCCGCATGA
- a CDS encoding sugar ABC transporter substrate-binding protein, whose product MKFPPFRAPKASPRVSHSDSHNHHRSGHRVAKFLAVAAAAALALGGCAPKGSAQDTLVVAIVANPQMKDAVSLQDDFKSKHPNVNVKFVTLPENEARAKITASVATGGGEFDVVMISNYETEMWAKNGWIENLQPLADATAGYDTADFIPTIKDALSYQDDMYSVPFYGESSFLVYREDLFKEAGITMPEHPTWDQIGAIARKLNDPSKDFAGICLRGLAGWGEVMAPLGTVINTYGGQWFDKDWNARLDSPEVNAAVTDYVDLLHDAGQPGAATSGYGDCITRYSQGKAAMWYDATAMVSSIEDPASSLVAGKSQYAPAPVKNTESAGWLYSWSLAIPTTTKHKDIAWDFISWMTNKDYIKLVGKKIGWERVPPGSRQSTYEIPEYAAVAKAYAKPTLDAMYGAKQDTSMVNPVPYPGLQFVGIPEFQDLGTRVSQQISAAIAGQKSVDEALNQAQQYALPVAQSYQEGGK is encoded by the coding sequence ATGAAGTTCCCCCCATTCCGCGCCCCGAAGGCATCCCCACGCGTCAGTCACAGCGACAGTCACAATCACCACCGCTCGGGCCACCGGGTAGCGAAATTTTTGGCCGTTGCTGCGGCAGCCGCCCTGGCCTTAGGCGGCTGCGCGCCAAAGGGTTCCGCTCAGGACACCCTTGTTGTTGCCATTGTGGCGAACCCGCAGATGAAGGACGCTGTCTCCTTGCAGGATGACTTCAAATCCAAACATCCCAATGTCAATGTCAAGTTCGTGACCCTGCCCGAGAATGAAGCCAGGGCCAAAATTACAGCATCGGTGGCTACCGGTGGGGGCGAATTCGACGTGGTTATGATCTCCAACTATGAAACCGAAATGTGGGCCAAAAATGGCTGGATCGAGAACCTCCAGCCTCTCGCCGATGCCACCGCAGGCTACGACACTGCCGACTTCATCCCCACCATCAAGGACGCCCTGAGCTATCAGGATGACATGTACTCGGTACCCTTCTATGGGGAATCATCCTTCCTGGTCTACCGTGAGGACCTGTTCAAGGAGGCTGGCATCACCATGCCGGAACACCCCACATGGGACCAGATTGGCGCAATTGCGCGCAAACTCAATGACCCCTCTAAAGACTTCGCCGGCATCTGCCTGCGCGGATTAGCCGGCTGGGGCGAAGTCATGGCACCCCTGGGCACAGTTATCAACACCTACGGCGGCCAGTGGTTCGATAAGGACTGGAACGCCAGGCTGGATTCCCCTGAGGTCAACGCCGCCGTCACAGACTATGTAGACCTACTCCACGATGCCGGCCAGCCCGGCGCAGCAACCAGCGGTTACGGCGACTGCATCACCCGCTACAGCCAAGGCAAGGCCGCCATGTGGTACGACGCCACGGCCATGGTGTCCAGCATTGAAGACCCCGCATCGTCCCTGGTTGCCGGTAAGTCACAGTATGCCCCTGCTCCCGTGAAAAATACGGAATCGGCCGGCTGGCTTTACAGCTGGTCATTGGCTATCCCAACTACCACTAAGCATAAAGACATAGCGTGGGACTTCATCTCTTGGATGACCAACAAGGACTACATCAAGTTAGTGGGCAAGAAGATTGGGTGGGAACGCGTCCCCCCTGGCAGCCGTCAATCTACCTATGAAATCCCAGAATATGCCGCCGTGGCCAAGGCCTACGCCAAGCCCACCCTGGATGCCATGTATGGCGCCAAGCAGGATACCTCCATGGTCAATCCCGTGCCCTATCCGGGGCTGCAATTTGTGGGAATTCCCGAATTCCAAGACCTGGGCACCCGGGTCAGCCAGCAAATCTCTGCCGCCATTGCCGGGCAGAAATCAGTTGATGAAGCACTGAACCAGGCTCAGCAATATGCCCTGCCTGTTGCGCAGTCATACCAAGAAGGAGGAAAGTAG
- a CDS encoding sugar ABC transporter permease, with protein sequence MSKAEGWRRRGPLLPALIFTIVITQLPFLVTIWYSLRNWNLLRPDGNQFTGLQNYVDIFMDSTFRSSALNSIVITLGCVFFAMILGIIFALLLDRKFRGQGVVRTMLITPFLIMPVAGATLWSISMLNPSFGLVNWAISLVGIPPVDWTASHPIISILMALVWQWTPFTMLLVLAGLQSQPKDVLEAAQIDGASWTKTFVWVTLPQLRRYIELGVLLGTIYVVNTFDQIYLMTAGGPGTASANLPFYIYQRAFLGFDIGQAAAMGVVVVIATIIIATFALRLIFRSFDAKD encoded by the coding sequence ATGTCCAAGGCGGAGGGCTGGCGCCGTCGCGGTCCACTACTACCGGCTTTGATCTTCACGATTGTCATTACCCAGCTGCCTTTCCTGGTCACCATTTGGTACTCGCTGCGCAACTGGAACCTGTTGCGCCCTGATGGCAACCAGTTCACCGGGCTGCAAAATTATGTGGACATTTTCATGGACTCCACCTTTCGCAGCTCGGCACTGAACAGCATCGTCATCACGTTGGGCTGCGTCTTCTTCGCCATGATTCTTGGGATCATCTTCGCTCTCCTCCTTGACCGCAAGTTTCGAGGCCAGGGCGTGGTACGCACCATGCTCATCACACCCTTTTTGATCATGCCCGTGGCTGGCGCCACTTTGTGGAGTATCTCCATGCTCAACCCAAGCTTCGGTTTGGTGAACTGGGCGATCTCCCTGGTGGGGATTCCGCCGGTCGATTGGACGGCGTCGCACCCCATCATTTCAATCCTGATGGCGTTGGTGTGGCAGTGGACCCCGTTCACCATGCTGCTGGTGCTGGCTGGCTTGCAGTCCCAACCCAAGGATGTACTGGAGGCCGCGCAGATCGATGGTGCCAGCTGGACCAAGACGTTCGTGTGGGTCACGTTGCCCCAACTGCGCCGCTACATTGAGCTGGGTGTGCTGTTGGGCACCATTTATGTTGTCAACACCTTTGACCAGATTTACCTCATGACGGCCGGCGGTCCGGGCACTGCCAGCGCTAACTTGCCGTTCTACATTTATCAGCGGGCATTTTTGGGCTTCGATATTGGCCAGGCAGCTGCGATGGGTGTTGTGGTTGTCATCGCCACGATCATCATCGCCACCTTCGCCCTTCGCCTGATCTTCCGCAGCTTTGACGCAAAGGACTAA